The Pieris rapae chromosome 9, ilPieRapa1.1, whole genome shotgun sequence region AGATGAGCAATGAGGTGGTATGAGAGGTACTTTCTCAGGCAAGTCTCGGCTTGAACTTGGCTTATAACTACAAGCGCTGTCTGTCTCTGGACACCCTCCCATATGTATCCACTCTTGAATCCTATCAATCAAGACAAATCTTAATGTAAAAGTGTATGAAAAATAAGTGATTGTGATTTTGTAGGACATACTTCAGTAACTAGTGagctttttttgttttatatagataataaaagagCGGATTGAGCTCATTAATAGCAATCGTACCATTTTATGTGCAAGTTAATCAATATTCGCCAATGCTAGAAGTCAGGAGCATTCATGGACTTACTAATGATGTGATGAGCAATAGTAACGACAACCATAAACATCAAAAGCTACTTTTTACCGGGATTTGatgtacattatttaaaaataaattgagtaGGTATTTATTAACTGTATTTGAACACAAGTCATTACTCTCACTAATTAGCTATCAtaattatctatctatctcatAATTATTAGTCAACATCATTGACACTGACCCAGTGGCATATGATCTATAACAAGTCCTATAAATGTCAccttaatataacttaatctgcaagaaatttaataaagtaactggtatttttaattggtAAAGAATTCGGGTATAAACCATAAAAACAGGGACTAACCTATTTACGATTTCTTCAAAGTTTGGTCGTCTTAATGGGACATGTCGCCAACATTCAGTCATTAGGGTATACATAGGTTGCGGGCAGGCACTTGGTGAAGCTAATAATTCACCTCCTCGCACCATAGAGATTACTTCTTGATTGCTGtatctgtattatttaaaagataaaattagaaaattgataactctttaaataaaccaaaaaagCTGTGTTTATTACAATTGCAACTTGTGCTTATTACAGTGCTAGTATAAAGAAAGTGATTTATTaaacaagttttataaataatataggttCCTAAACAAGCATGCAAATGAACTATCAAATTACTTCCCAATATGTCACATTACACATACCCATAATAAGGTTGTAATCCATAACTATAAATCTCCCATAAAACAACTCCATATGACCAAATATCACTTTCTGTTGTAAATTTGCCATACAGAATTGATTCTGGCGGCATCCACCTCACTGGAAGTAAACTTTTAGATTGCACctgtaaacatttattaatgattatcctatttatttaatataatatatttagatggAATAAAGACTTACTCTGTAATAATCTGAACTGTAAATATCTCTAGATAATCCAAAGTCTGAGATTTTAACTACAAAGTCATCAGACACTAAGCAATTTCTTGCTGCCAGGTCTCTATGAACATAGTGATGGGACGCAAGATAATGCATACCGGAGGCAATGTTATAAGCTATATTCAGTAATCTTATTGGTGGCAACCCTTTACCAGATGGTGGAGCTCGACCCATTAGAAACTCATGCAAGTCACCTCGGGCCATGAATTcaaataacatacataaagGTTCCTCTCTTAATGCAACTCCAACAATACAAACTATGTTTTCATGAGTCAACTCTGAAATTAAGTCAATTTCTCTACGAAAATCTGCTTTTGTTTTAGCAGATGCATTTTCTTTGAGAGCTTTAACAGCCACATATTGTGTATCTCCATTCTTTTTAAGAGCACCTTTATAGACTTTACCAAAAGCTCCCTCACCCAACTCCTcgagaaatttaatttgtgataAAGAGTACTGTGGAACTCTAATTACACCATTGCCCCTAACATTTCTTGTCAAATGTGGCTGACTACTATTGTTCTGATTTGTTAATAACTCATTCATTTCTATTGGAGAATTGAGTCTTGAATcaccataaatatttttgtctgcATTAGGTAAATTCATATCTCTTATAGTAGAAgcactttctttctttttacgTTTCATGACACATCCAATAGAACCAGAAAtaaccaaaattaaaaaaaagaaaattgctAGTATGTATATCCAAATTTTATGAGCACATTTTGGAATGTCACATAATTGTTCAAATTTTCCATCATTATCTACAACACACCAGGGTTGGGATTTTACTCCACCTGGATTTCTGCAATAACTGTGACGACCAGCTAATTCAGGATGATCAGACATTTTAACTATCATTTGTTTTGACCAGGCCACACAAGGCATACCATTTAAAGCCACATTAACTCGACCCAAATACCCACTCCCATCTTCCCAATAGCACTCGTCATCAGACACAATTAATGTACcaataccaatttttaaacatcCAGGATCATCTTCAGGCAGATCTTGACATTCTTCTAATGTTAATTGTTTGCCAATGTGGGGATGTCTCTTAGCAATAGCATATTCAGTCTGACAAAGTTCTGTTTCTAATATTTCACAATCTTGTTTACAGACTCGTTTTAATACTGTAGAGTTGTATCTGAAGTTGAACATGTCTATTGGTGCATTAATATTATCTGCTAATTGAGGTTGAAATCCATTTGATAaactatcataatatataacttttggtATGttgtcattatttatttcagaaacagattgtaacttaaaaattttcttagctgcattataaaatttcttatttgtAGACATGGGGTCCCTGCAAATTGGAAATGTGGAGTAGCAAAGACTTGGCACTGCATACTGCTCACACTGAGAACTGATATCATTGGAATATTTTGTTACTTGAAATGCTTTAAGTAACTTTTCTTCTAAAGCAGCTTGGGTTGTATTATATGGTATATAAACAAACTGTCCACTTAAATGAGACTTGCATACTATTCCAACATACTCTTGACAAATTGGCtctaagtattttataacagTGGAATTCTTGTTGGATGTATCCTCTCCTATAATCATACCTTCAGACACTAATTTTGGTGTTGTTTTAATATCAGCAATATACTTGTTATCATCATCCTTAGAAAATTCAAGAGTAGATAACTCATTATTCTCAGTAGTATCATTTTCAACAATTAGCCTAGTTGTGaactttttttcataattctgTTTAATAACACAAGTGTAATTACCACTATCAGAAGGATGTAACTTAACTATTTCAAGAACAGTTCCAATAGTACCATTGGTGTTGTCAACTTCAGTCAAAATGTTGATCCTGGTGCTTTCAGCTAATGTTCTGTTATAGTCTTTCAACCAATATACCTTCACATTCTTCATTAGAGTTTCAACAATATGGTCTGGTAGTACTGTTGATGAAGTTTCAATTCCACCTTTATTCTTAGTGAATTTCTCAACTTTAGTAAAGTTCAAGATAGCTTCACACTTTAATTGAGCATCATTTCCTGGACGCTTTCTAACAACTGAGGGACGAGTTTTCGGAAAATAAATATCGAGTTGTATAATCCATCCTTTTTGTTCGGACGAAGTATTTGGTTTCAGTAACGATTGAGGGTTACTTTTAGTTAAAATGGGACTAACgtataaaattgtaactaTTACAAACTGGAAGAGTTTCATGTTAAACATCAATAATTTTGCTATCATGCAGTATTATCATCTTGAGTCATACAGTTTTTCGAATAAGTTTctggtttataatattatgccCAAGAGAATCGTACCgcacttatttattattgcaatcATGAGAATAGGAAAATTAAACACTCGGTAATGTATCGTTTCACTGTTGgctattgaattttatactttacttAAACGTCAATTAAAATTGACACAATGTCTGATGTCAAATGAAAtagtaaacaatatattataattctgtGGTATCCTTGCAGTAAACCAACAATCAACTAatgcccaaacccaataacgtATCTCACTCAATTTTTGACCATCTCatatcttaatccaaatattgataaaagtaacgccaataaccaatcgacggattgtaatagccatctgtgaTCTGTCGCTAagagctatccatggtaggtcggattggtttatgtggatagacctttgtatcaAAATGACAGTTAATTGCCAATATcgtatcttaagattttaacttacaccagtttatttaaatatttaatgagctatctgatatgttttaaacatagacatgtatattgtaACATCATTtctacggttttatttactttatttggtttatattgattatcaaatataagtgtaaagagcgaagagattgcattctatccgtcgcctaAATTGGATTGTCTTCGTTGGGTTTCTTTGTTGGGATGTAAAAATGAGATcaatcgactgtcacggtctgatctcagattgttttcaatttgtgattgtgaataaattattcggtTCGGGCGTTAACGGTTgacttttttcatttaatgattaaaactatttcacCATGTACACGATTCTTGTAAATCACTCATGCATTTCATTGACTTCGAGCTTATAAACTATCATTAATTCATTAGTGGTTATTTGCTCTTGTCTAGAGATAGCCCAGTTCTTACAGACCCgaaacaaaaatgaaaacgTGAAGGGGaagattgattttttttttaaatcgttaatATTAATGTGAGATGTCGTCAATGGTTTTAAGTTCATAGCTTTTAGTGACTTGAAAACGTACATCTGGCTTAAGtgaaaaatacctttatttaacaaaaatacagcaaattgtttattttttatatattaatctttTCCCAACGGAGAAAGATTGAAACAGACGTTTTCAAACTTGCCATCTCAGTTTTTTTGCGCCATTCACGAATCCCGATACCCGCAAATAACGATTTCCGGACGTACAACGAGGCATTGTTactgaataaaacaattgcaattattaaataattaagtattatttacagGATATACCTTCAAccataattaacattttttaggTATTAATATTACCAATCTCTGATATGGTTACTTTTccatttaatagaaaaactaaaatttagaGATAcgatctttaaatatttcatttttacttaTCATTGCATATTCCgtaatttcatatacataatcccgtggaaatattaattaggtaCATTGCCAATTGATTTCCTGTTACCAATTAAAGTTTGAAAACCACTGAATTTTTGTATGACACTTGGGATCGGAGTTGGATcgaaatttttgtatatttatataacccCGTCATTATATTTAGGGTAAAGATGGAAAATTGAGATTGTATTTCctaaattactaaaaacaGCCGTAATTTGATCCGTAACTAAGAACAAAAAGCTATGATCttcttaatatgtaaatgaCGTGTTACGTTGTTTGTTCGCTATGGACTACTAatctaccgaaccgatatcaatcaaatttgcacactgTGTGCattttgatctaacttaaaaaataggaTAGTTCACATCTTAATTTATAccagcaatattattttattgcaaatatttgtttattatttgatagaaatttaacagatggcgctgtattaaaagtaccaacgtttcacataagcaaCCTtccacataagttctcctaccgtttccctttaataatttactactatgtaatataacaaaaaccttagccacaacaacgcttggccgagtctgctagttaaatatatattaggtgCTTGGGCTGGCACAGTTCGATTTCAAGGCCTTAgtgaataaaatgtaaaaattttttttactctaagggtctgtttcacaatgtccagagaagttccaaataagctattttttacttattggtaggacaAAGAcaattgttgcgtttcacgtaATCTGTCAAATAAGacaatataaatcttttttttgtaacattcaAGCGATAATGCGATTTTCTTATGAAAAGGTACACATCAAAATTTCCCTTGGAaattttatcttccgaataatttatgtgttgcataggtATTTGGTTGAAACAGTCCCTTAATATACACAAATGTCTGATTATTGCACCAGCTagattataaagaaattggTTCTATAGCAATGCAGGCAGATATCATAGGAAAAATACAAGTAGGATGTAAATACTAAGAAAACCTTGTAACTGTGATATTGttgttgaattaattattattttatattaaataacatttcggttttaataaaatttaaaacatattatacacaatattCCTCAAATctgatattaatattagtttaatattaattttgttataaaatactaactgaaacattaaattaaatgaatagtgaattttaaataaatttcaaggATATATTAAACTGAACCTGACACACTCTCACTGCTTTGTTTATGAAAGAACTTCTTCTATTTCATCACATCAAGTCATGTTGCAGTTGTTAATTGATAACACACAACCAAGTCACaacaattgttataaaattattttagctaTGTGTCATAAATTCGTTTcatttttaatcgccaatatTCTTCCTCTAGTCTCATTAAGTCAATCCTTTTTTCATGAATCTCCTTTTCTTGTTGCATTCTGGTTTCATGCAGCTGTCTCTGTTGCCACATGACTTCTTCCCTGCTTTTCTTTGCGAGGAGGTATATTTCATGTTCATGGTCTTGATTACAACAATTTGAtttcaaactaaaaaatataggaAAACCGACAAGTCTCTTTATTGTATCTATGTGCAAGTAAAAcaagaacaataaataatagtatttcaCCCTATTAGATATGGATTTAAAACTtacttatttttctttttagttttttttgagGAACTTCCTGCTGAAAATACTTCCCCTACAGTTGAGGTTTCTGGTTCCacaatctaataataaaattaactttatcaaaataatataataaaatatta contains the following coding sequences:
- the LOC111001102 gene encoding tyrosine-protein kinase transmembrane receptor Ror; protein product: MIAKLLMFNMKLFQFVIVTILYVSPILTKSNPQSLLKPNTSSEQKGWIIQLDIYFPKTRPSVVRKRPGNDAQLKCEAILNFTKVEKFTKNKGGIETSSTVLPDHIVETLMKNVKVYWLKDYNRTLAESTRINILTEVDNTNGTIGTVLEIVKLHPSDSGNYTCVIKQNYEKKFTTRLIVENDTTENNELSTLEFSKDDDNKYIADIKTTPKLVSEGMIIGEDTSNKNSTVIKYLEPICQEYVGIVCKSHLSGQFVYIPYNTTQAALEEKLLKAFQVTKYSNDISSQCEQYAVPSLCYSTFPICRDPMSTNKKFYNAAKKIFKLQSVSEINNDNIPKVIYYDSLSNGFQPQLADNINAPIDMFNFRYNSTVLKRVCKQDCEILETELCQTEYAIAKRHPHIGKQLTLEECQDLPEDDPGCLKIGIGTLIVSDDECYWEDGSGYLGRVNVALNGMPCVAWSKQMIVKMSDHPELAGRHSYCRNPGGVKSQPWCVVDNDGKFEQLCDIPKCAHKIWIYILAIFFFLILVISGSIGCVMKRKKKESASTIRDMNLPNADKNIYGDSRLNSPIEMNELLTNQNNSSQPHLTRNVRGNGVIRVPQYSLSQIKFLEELGEGAFGKVYKGALKKNGDTQYVAVKALKENASAKTKADFRREIDLISELTHENIVCIVGVALREEPLCMLFEFMARGDLHEFLMGRAPPSGKGLPPIRLLNIAYNIASGMHYLASHHYVHRDLAARNCLVSDDFVVKISDFGLSRDIYSSDYYRVQSKSLLPVRWMPPESILYGKFTTESDIWSYGVVLWEIYSYGLQPYYGYSNQEVISMVRGGELLASPSACPQPMYTLMTECWRHVPLRRPNFEEIVNRIQEWIHMGGCPETDSACSYKPSSSRDLPEKVPLIPPHCSSSNGSLATGSLKKFSTAGSSRGDDNFSTCSEVPPLAPKTKKHSSGSLIDTDKVGKETIVRIPNSHFGNEI